From the genome of Pseudomonas helvetica:
ACGCATCATTGCATCGACGCTCGGCCGTGCCTTGGCGTTGGAGGTGGGGTAACCGGTGAAGTTAGTGATGGCGGCCATGTTTTCCGGGCGCATGACGAAGTTGATGAACGCATAGGCGTACTCTGGATGTTTGGCGTCGACGGGGATCGCCATGGTGTCCATCCACACCGTGGTGCCCTCGCGCGGGATGTGATACTGGAACGTGGTTTTCTTGCCGGCGGCATCTGCCGCCCGTTGCGCCTGGGTCATATCGCCGCTGTAACCGAGCGACAGGCACAAGTTGCCGTTGACCAGATCAGTCACCGGTTGCGACTGGAACTTGCGGATGTACGGCCGCAGTTTCAGCAACAGTTCACTGGCCGCTGCCAAGTCCTCCGGCTTGGCGCTGCGCGGTTCACGGCCGAGGTAATTGAGCGCGACCGCCAGCACTTCGTCTGGCGAATCGATCAGGGAGATACCGCAGTCCGCGAACCTGGCGGCCAGCTCCGGTTTGAACAACATGTCCAGGCTATTCACCGGCGCATCCGGCATGCGCTTTTTGATCTGTTCGGCGTTGTAGGTCAGGCCGATGGTGCCCCACGTATAGGGGACGGTGGCCTTGCTCGAGTAGAGATAATGCGTACGCAGTTTCTGCAGACCCGGCTCGATGTCATCCAGGGCGGTGAGCTTTGACTTGTCCAGTGGCTGCAAACTGCCGGCGTGCATCAGACGTTCGCCAACAGTGTCGCCCGGAAAGATCAGGTCATAACCACTGCCGCCGGCCATCAGCTTGGCTTCCAGTGTTTCACTGCCATCCATGACGTCGTAGATCACCTTGATCCCGGTTTCAGCGGTGAATCTGGACAGGGTGTCCTCGGCGAAGTAATCGGCCCAGTTGTACAACCTCAGGGTTTTCTCCTCTGCCTGCGCCGACGACAAGGCACTGCTTAGCGCCAATCCCAAGGAGCAGAGCAAAAGCTGTTTGGTCACGTTCATCTCAAACCCCTTGAGTGTTCCAGCGAGCATTAATGTGACGACCATCCAGGCTTAACAGCGCCCCATACATTTCGGGACGGCGGTCGCGGTAGATGCCCCAGGTCAGGCGTTCTTCGCGCATGGCGGACAAGTCCAGGCTGTGTACCAGCACACCCAGGCTGTCGCGGTCGGCCTCGGCGAGGAGCTTGCCCTTGTGGTTGCAGATAAAGGACGAGCCGTAGAAGTTCATCTGCAGCGTCGGATCGGTGGTCGCCACTTCTCGGCCAATGCGGTTGGCTGCCACCACCGGCAGGAGGTTTGCAGCGGCATGGCCGCGCATGGTCATCTGCCAGTGGTCACGTGAATCCAGTGCGGCGCAGCCAGGTTCAGAACCAATGGCGGTGGGAAACAGCAAGACTTCGGCGCCCATCAGCGCCAGGCAGCGTGCGGTCTCGGGGAACCACTGATCCCAACAGATACCCACACCGATGCGCCCGAAAGCAGTGTCCCAGACACGGAAACCGGTATCGCCGGGGCTGAAGTATTCCTTCTCCTGATAACCGATGGCGTTGGGTATGTGCGTCTTGCGATACACCCCCAGCAACTGCCCATCGGCATCGGCCACGCTCAACGAGTTGAAGTAGGCATTGCCCGCCTTCTCGAACCAGCTCAGCGGCAGCACCACACCCAACTCCCTGGCCAGCGCGGCAAAGCGTTTTAGCACGGCGCTGTGCTGATATTCCTCAGCCAGCGCCAGGTGTTTGTGATGTTGCTCGATGCAAAAATAGGGCGAGGCAAACAGCTCCTGCAACAGGATGACCTGGGCGCCCTTCGCCGCCGCTTCACGTACCAACTGCTCAGCCTGATCGAGGTTGTGTTTCAGATCCCAGGTGCAGGACATCTGGGTGGTAGCAACAGTCAAAATGGTCATCGCATTACCCCTTCAGTGGCCAGGCCGGCTGTTGCTGGGTGATGCAATGCACCCCGCCACCGCCATGCGCCAGATGATTGATCCGCACCGGCACCACCTCGCGTCCGGGGAACGCCTGAGCCAACACTTCGGCAGCCGCGTTGTCGGCATCGATGCCATAGGCCGGCATGATGACGGCGTTGTTGGCGATGTAGAAGTTGGTGTAGGAGGCACAAAACACTTCAGCCTCGGTGTCCACGGCGTCGGTGGCTTCATACAGGTCGATCAGCTCAAACGGTCGACCGTGGGCATCGGTTGCCAGCGCCAACGCGCGACGGTTTTCTCGTACCACCTCGGCATAGATCGAACTCTTGTCGTGAGTGGCGTCCACCAGCAACACACCAGGGCGGGCGAAAGCGCACACGCCATCGACATGGCCGTCGGTCATGTCGCCGGTCACGTAGTCGGGATCGCCCGGCAGCCAGACGGTCTTCTTCACGCCGAGCAGACGCTTGAATATCTCCTCCATCTCGGCCTTGCTCATGCCCGGGTTGCGGTTGGGGTTGAGCAATACCGACTCGGTGGTGATCAGCGTGCCCTCGCCGTCCACATGAATCGCGCCGCCTTCGTTACTCAATGGAGTACCGAAGCACGCCAAGCCCAAGTGATTGAGTGCGCGGCGAGCCAGGCTTTCGTCCAGGTCATGGGCCGACTTCCCGCCCCACGCGTTGAAACGCCAGCTCACACCGGCCAGCCCCTGTTGCGGGTGGCAGATGAAGCTCGGGCCGGAGTCCCGGCACCAGCTGTCGTTCACCGCCAGCTCGATCAGTTCGATGTTTGGCCCGCACAACGCTTTGGCACTCGTGACAGCAGAAGGATCAACAACCATCTTCACCGGTTCAAAACGGGCAATGGCGTTGGCCACACGAGCGAAATCCTCTTGCACCCGCGCCAACGTGACACCCCAACCCGACTCCCACAGCGCCTGGTTGTGCGGCCAAACCATCCAGGTTGCGGCGTGCCTGACCCACTCCGCCGGCATCCACCAACCATTGTTTTGAATTTCATTCTGCTGCATGACAAGCACCTTTAAGTTAAGTCATTGTGTTCAATGAAAACTGCCTATGCGGTCTTGGCATGCATGCTACGGCTGCAAAAACGGGCAAACAAACGATGGATTTTGTAGATAAATGATTAGAGGAACTTATCAGCATGCTCAAGCACTGGCCGCCGCTCGGCACCCTTCGCGGCTTTGAAGCCGCCGCCCGGCTGGGCAGTTTCCACAAGGCCGCCGAAGAGCTGCACCTCACCCAATCGGCGATCAGCCAGCAGATTCGCAGCCTCGAAGCGTACCTGGAACAACCCTTGTTCTTTCGCAGTGGACGCAGCGTCAGTCTGACCGATGCCGGTCACGACCTGCTCAGCACCACCCAGGCACTGCTGCAGCAACTGGCCGTCGGTGTTCGTCGCCTTGGGCAGTACCAAAAACCCAACCAACTGGTCCTCAACACCACCCCGGCGTTCGCCCGACACTGGCTACTGCCACGCCTGGAAGATTTCCGCCGCCAGCACCCGGAAGTTGATCTGTGGATCTTCAGTACCGACGAAGTCCCGGACATGACGACCCAGACCATCGACCTCGCGGTGCGAGACGACATCAGCTCCCAGGCCGAATGCAGCTTCAAGGTGCTGCACGCCGACCGCCTTTACCCGGCGTGCCACCCCAGCCTCTTGGCAGTGCCCAGCGCACAGCGCACCACCCTGCATGGCGAGCGGGAAATGGACTGGAGCCACTGGGCGGTAGAGGCCGGCATCGATGTAGGCCAGAAGGATCAGGGCCTGAACTTCTCCGACCCCGGCCTACTGCTGGACGCCGCGTGTGCGGGGCTCGGCATCGCCTTGGTCAGCCAACTATTGAGTCAGCCAGCGCGTGCCAATGGGCTGTTGCAGCCGTTGGTTGAGGAGACGATTCGCGGCCCTAACTGGGCGTTGTTGACCCATCGTGATAGTGAGAATAATCCGATGGCGCGGAGTTTTAGTGAGTGGTTGCTGGGCAAGCTGGCGGCGGGGAGTCAAGTGATGTAACGGTTTTGGGTCAGGGCTTGGATGGGGCCGGCCTCTTGGTTTGGTGCACTTTGATTTGCGGAAAGATGGGAGGCTGCTTTTGGGGTGGATTTCGGTCAGTTGGGACGGGCAGGAGTCGGCCAGAAGCGGGCATTCGATTTCGCTATTCATCAATCTCCCGAGCGTGCGAAATTACCAGCCCTTCAATTTCTCTCAAAGGCATATTCATGACCTCCCCCCTGACAGTCTCGAATCTTTTAGGTCCATGGAGTGGAGATGACAACACAGGGCTATTGCAGCGTTGCAAGGAGGCATGGGATACACCTCTAGAGAGTTTGAATGATCTTATGGTCGCCACTTTTTTGAATCAGAACATCGCGACCGAACATCTGCTTGTCGAGGCAAGGCGTCGCATGAAAGAGCAGGAGCGAGATGAAACCGAGTACTTCGACGGCCAGCTTCTCGAAGCGATAGAGCGCGTGCAATCTGGGGAGTAATTCATCCCGACGGGTTATTGCGTTCGGCACGGCATGTCAGCTATGGGTCAGAAGCGGCCCTTGATGATAGACAGCAATCGGCCAAAATCGGATGTTAGAGGTCGATTGATGTCTCTGCCCCAAACTCCCCAACCCTGCACCAACTGCTCGGGCCTTCACAAGATGCAGTAACATAAGGCCACTATCCAGCAATGTCCGGCCCCTAAAATTTACAGGGGAGCCCGAAGGTATCAGGGAGCGGTTGATGTACGGGAATTACAAGTTTGGCTGGTGTGCTCTGCTGGCAGGAGCGGTGGCGCTCAGTGGTTGCACTTCACTGTTTCAGGGCAAGCAGTATGTCTTTCCCCGTCCGGATGAACCCTCTGCGACGGTTCGCCTTAAATATGAACGTGGCACCACGCTGGACGCCATGACCTTCAACGAAAAAGGCTGCTACGCAGGGTTCACGCCATTGTCCTATACCGGCGACTTTATCGAATCGCCGGTCGCAGTGGGCAAAGAGCTGGTATTGACTTACCGGAAGGTAGTCGGAGGTGGGCAGTGTCAAATACCCTTTTCTTTCACGCCGCAGGACGGCGCTACCTACACCTTGAAGACCGGCTTCTGGAGTGAGACCAAGACAGGCATCCTTCCCATCTTTACCAGCGACCAATATTACTGCGGAATTGGTTTAGTCAAAAAAGTAGGGGATCAGGAGAGCATCGAACCCATTCAACAGCTGCATATCGAGACGGGTTTTGCCTGCCTTACATTCGTCAAATAGGCGCAATAGGTTGTTTGGCTTCTCTCTATCAACCGACGGATTTTTTCATGCATACCCGCATTCATGCCGCTTACCACCAAGCGGCTTTCTCCCGTGGTGCCTGCGCGTGCTTGACTATCCACGACGTGGCCATCGAGCAATGGCTGGCATCTCATCTCAATGACCCCAGTGTCGCCCTGCTCGGTCTTTCGTTAATTTGGTTGCTGGATGAGGACGAAGACGCTCTTGCGAAGCGTCGACTCATTCCCGGCGAGGATGGTAGTTCCACGCTTGTACCGCTGCTGGTGTGCAGCGACGATATGGACTTCGACTGCACCGTGCTGATGGCCGAACAGGTTTAACAAGGGAATCACCCTGCCGTTAAAAAAGCAGGGCGGGTTGGCTTTGGATCTTGACGTAGGACCGGCTAATGGGTGTCCCATTTTCCCTGCTTTTCAGAACGACTTGCCTATGGCAAAGCAGCTTCGGATAAACTAGCGCTAGCTCAGCAGAGACGCTCTCTAGCATTCACGGACGAGACAAAACCCACATGTTAATGAAAGTATCATTCATCGCTTCGTTAGTAACTTTATCGCTGATTCAATCACCACTATCCTTCGCGGACAATGCCAATGGAAAAAATCTCTACTTACAGAGATGCGCCATGTGCCACGGAATAGATATCAAAGGAACAGGACCTTTGGCTAATAAAAGCAATCCTCCTACACCTGACCTTACGACATCCGCTTTCAAAAAACGGCTAAATGATTATCCGGGCGTTATTGTGTCATCGATAATACTTCGTCCAAATGGAGACTTGATTCCAAAAACGTTGCGAGAGAATGGTGTAAAAATTCCGCCACACGCTTGGAGCATTAAGGATCTGCGCGATTTAAATCAATACATGAGTGGTGTGATTTCAAAAAATCGATGATTTTGAGATAGGCATTGGGCACAAAAATCCAAGAACCATTTCAGGGTTGGTTATAAACACAATGAAAATAGGACAGGCTTATTTATCTGCCATCAGCCTCGACGCAATGAAAAGTAAATTCGCCCCATCTTTCTTCGCCCTACAGCTTTAGCCTTGGACAATTCGAGACAGAAAACATGAGTTATATCGACACGATAAAACATGAGCTGGTCGGACACATCAATGGCTTAGCCATATATCACCCTCTTGAGCTTATTGAAGCAGGAGGATGGGGAGACCGTAACTTCTCATGTTCTCCCGACAATTTGGTTATCGGGGGCGGAGCTGGCGAACATCCGGCAATAGTCGTCCACGGACTAGGATCATTAGCGGCATCGTATATTCTTTTTTGCATTGAAAAGAACACAGAGCACTTCCCGAAAACTTATACAACTCCACCAGAAGACACAATTGTTCGTCTCAGTGACATTGCGTATGGCACAGAAGAAAATTTAGAGTTTTGCGGTTGGTCGATGACAAAAATTCGAGATTTTGTGGAGCTGGCAAAATCCCCCTTACACGTCATGCCTCTTTCGGAGAAGCAGAATCCAGAAGAATGGCTGAAGGAATCCATTGGTGAATTTATTTATTTTTCACTTCCTGAACTCAATCCATTTCATGCCGAGATCAACAGCCTTCCCGGCATAGAAAATTGGCATCCTGGTTACTTTATGCGCAACGTAACATGCCCACCACCTAACTACTTTAAAAGCAAAGAAGAGTCACTTCGCGGCGCTCATTTCCAAGAGCAAGGCTTTTTTCGCTGGGACTATAGTTATCCGCCAAAGGAATAAGGGTCATGTACCTCAATGAAAATGGGACAGACTTATTTATCTACCATCAGCCTCGACGCAATGAAAAATAAATCCGTCCCCTTTTCGAGTCAGAGATATCCGGGCCATTCGGGTCAGGCTTCAGCTCGCGGAGAGTAAGCGTTCGGCAATGTAATCTAGGCAGCTATGCTAATAAGAGATGGTGCCCGTCTACACGGACACCCTCTCTAGCTATTCAGGCGTCCAGACTTATTGATATGTCGGGTGCATGGCTCACTGGAAAGTTTACCGAGCGAGCAATGAAGCATTTCTCATGAGCTATCTGGTGCAGAGTCTGAGCTTTTGCGATTTCAGACCCCGGTGCCAGAACCACCTTTGGCCTCAAAACAACCGACGTGAACTGACCAGCGCCGTGACTCTCCTCGACCATTGTTCCTTGAGCATTGTCTTCATAGGCCACCACCACGACCCCGGCCTCAGCACAAAGGCCGAGGTACCAAAGTTTGTGGCACGCCGATAAAGATGCAAGAAGCAATTCCTCTGGGTTCCAGCGTGTTGAGTCTCCCCGAAAACTAGGATCGGATGACCCCTCAATTGGTATTTTGCCGTTGGCTGTAATTACGTGTGCCCGGCTGTAACCCCGATAAGACGACGTTCCTGTCCCCTCATTGCCAGCCCAAGTTACCTGGACTTCGTACTCGTGTGCTTTGTCTGCCATTTGATTCCTCCTAGGAAAAAGTTTCCGGTAAGTCCGTTAAAACCCGACTCATTGAGCGGGTGTCCATCGATGAGGTAGCAGCTCCGCAATTTCACTCGCCCTCTGAGTCGGCAGACGAGTTAGGACGTCCTTAAGCCGTGCAACGTCAGAGATAGAGACACCTCGACAGCCTCCCTATACTTAATTTAACTATTTGAGCGAAGCATCTGCCACAACCTTTTGAGGTGCGTAGCCAGCAGCCTTCACGAAATCTGAAAAGGGGACGGATTTATTTTTCATCACTGTCCTCGATCGCAATAAAAAATAAATCCGAGAATCATCTGGCCGGCCTGGTTGACGGCGGCGCCTATCCGTCGCCGGTGCCGTTCGCCCACGTCATCATTACCGGGTTTTCAGTGCATTGGCCAGGCGCAGCATGGCCGCTTCGATTTCATAAGCGGTCAACGACGAATAACCCAATAGCCAGCCTTGTTTCTTCTCCTCGCTGGCGTACAACCGGCTCAGGCCGGAAAGCTGTACGCCCGCGCTGGCCGCTTGGCGGATGGTTTTTTCCTCAGACCAGCCATCGTGCAGCAGGCAGGGAATTTGTAGTCCGCCGGGAGGGCACAAGGCGGTAACGATACCGTCCAAATGCTTGCCGATTGCGTCAAGCATGACGCAACGACGCCCGGCATACAGCTTGCGCATGGCCCGGACATGGGCGTTGTAATAAATGAAAAGGGGACAGACTTATTTATCTGCCATGTCCCGTCCTGAATAAGGTTTACACCTTCTGATCTATTTTCAGGAGGGAGTAATGGAATCAGCAAAAAGGCGTAGTCAGCGAGACTACACGCTGACTTTTAAATTGTCGGTCGTCGACCAGGTCGAAAAAGGCGAGCTGAGTTATAAAGAGGCTCAGGAGCGCTACGGGATTCAAGGCAAAACGACCGTTCTGACGTGGTTACGCAAGCACGGTCGGCAAGATTGGAGCCCAGGCACATACATTGGCTCGCCGAGGATGGGGTCTATGCCCGACAAAAACCGACCATTAACGCCAGAGCAACGCATCAAAGAGCTTGAAGAGCAGCTAGCTCTGTCCAATCAGAAAGCGCAGTTTTTCGAAGCTGTCGTGGATGTCTTGAAGAATGACTACGGCCTTTCTGTCATAAAAAAGCGTCCCGGCAAGTCCTCGCGCAAAAGCGAGTCCAAAACCTGAGTATCAGCAGGGCTTGCCAGTTCATGGGGATAAGCCGACAGGCTTACTACAAACGCAATCGCGCCGATGCTGCTCGTCTCGTTCTGGACCAGAAAGTTGCCGACTTCGTTCAGCAAAAGCGTCAGCGACAGCCGCGCTTGGGCACCCGAAAGCTGCATTACTTGCTGCATTGCCAGCCTCAACTTGAGCTGCAAGTGGGTCGAGATCGGCTGTTTTCGATTCTGCGCGAAAGGCGTTTATTGGTGGCCCGCAAGCGGGCTTACCACAAGACGACCGACAGCCATCATCGCTTTCGACGCCATCCGAACCTGCTCAAGCCCGGTCCTGATCAGGTTGTTGCAAGCGGCCCGGAACAAGTCTGGGTGGCGGACATCACCTATTTGCCAACCCAGGAAGGTGTGGCCTATCTGAGCCTTGTGACGGATGCTTTTTCGCGAAAGATCGTGGGCTATCACGTCCATGAAAGCCTGCACGCCGAGTCGGTAGCGCATGCGTTGCGCCGGGCGGTGAAATACCGCCGAACGGAGCAGTCGCTGGTGCATCACTCGGACAGAGGCAGCCAGTATTGCTCGGGAATGTACCAGGAACTGCACGCGAGACACGGCATCAGGTGCTCAATGACGGATGGCTATGACTGCTACCAGAATGCCCTGGCAGAGCGGGTCAACGGGATATTAAAGACAGAGCTTATGCTCCAGCGACCGCAGGATTTGACGCAGGCGAAGAAGATGGTGAGTGAGTCGGTATCGATCTATAACGGCGAGCGACCGCACCTGTCTTTGAAATACAAAACGCCCGATGCGGTGCATCGGGCGTTGAAGTGAAACAGGTGTAAACCTATTTCAGGACTAGACACCATGTCAGCCTCGACGCAATGAAAAATAAATCTGCCCCCATTTTCATGTCTTGGCTTTGCAGAGCGGGAAAGATGATTTCGCCGAACGGATACTTAAGCCTTGCACCTTGCACGGTCGGCCTGAGTTCTTCCGTCATAGCCCCAATCGGTTGCCGGGTTCTCCTTCACAACGATATAAGTCACCGGGTCGAGATTCGGCAATGTTCGACGAAGCAGCGACATGGCGCTTGCCATGAAAGCCCCTTTCTCTTCTTCAGAGTTCGTCCCAGCAGTCACGCAGACTTCAAGATGTGCCGCTGTCCGCTGACCACTACCGCCAATAGTCCAGTGATAGCCCCCCGGCACATCTATCAGCACTGACGTGAGTTCCTGGCGCTTTCCAAGCTCGTCGGCGATCAGGTCAGTCAATTCATTGCATAGGCGACGGCCCTCGTCGGGGGAAAGATCGAGTGACAGCGTAAGTCTGGCAAAAGGCATTTTCGTTCTCCTAGCACTGTTGAAGACCGAAGTTTATTTGAGAAAAACAAAAGTATACTTGGGACATTCTAGGTATCAGGTTTGAGTTTTTCTCATGATTGCGGATATCCCTTCTCCTCTGCTTCGCACGTTCGTTGCGGTGGTCGATTGTGGCTCGCTGGCAGCGGCGGCTAGGCGCATCGCGCGCAGCGAGTCGGCGCTAAGCCTTCAAATCGCCCGTCTTGAAAACATCGTTCGCCAGCCGCTCTTCGACAGGGATGGCCGGGCACTGCGGCTTAACCATACTGGGGGGCTTTTGCTGGCGCATGCGCGCTCGATTCTGGGCCGAATAGACGCCGCGCGAGCAGAGCTCGCGCCGGACACGGTAGTGCCGGTTCGAATCGGTGTCGTTCAGGATTTCGTGGCAGGGGTATTGCGCCCGACTCTCACCGACGTCCTCGCCGCCGCTCCTGGAACTGCTTTTTCAATTGTCATTGCGAGCACGGCAGAACTGTTGCAGGCGATAGGCGAGGACCGGATCGACGCCGCACTGTGCGCTGGCGAGCCGTTCGGCGCAAACATCGTTACGCGCCTCCCCATGAAGTGGTTCGGCTACCCGGATCTACTACTCGGTGACGTGGTTCCGCTGGTTGGGATCACTTTGCCCTGCCCGTTTCTTTTGGCCGCGCAGCGAGTGCTGGACGCCGCCGGACGCCCATGGCGCATGGCGCTCACCACCCCGAGCCTTGATGGTCTACGCGCTGCGGTCGAGGCAGGATTGGGCATTACCTGCCGCACTGAATCAGGATTTGGCTTACCGGCGATATCA
Proteins encoded in this window:
- the aguB gene encoding N-carbamoylputrescine amidase, with amino-acid sequence MTILTVATTQMSCTWDLKHNLDQAEQLVREAAAKGAQVILLQELFASPYFCIEQHHKHLALAEEYQHSAVLKRFAALARELGVVLPLSWFEKAGNAYFNSLSVADADGQLLGVYRKTHIPNAIGYQEKEYFSPGDTGFRVWDTAFGRIGVGICWDQWFPETARCLALMGAEVLLFPTAIGSEPGCAALDSRDHWQMTMRGHAAANLLPVVAANRIGREVATTDPTLQMNFYGSSFICNHKGKLLAEADRDSLGVLVHSLDLSAMREERLTWGIYRDRRPEMYGALLSLDGRHINARWNTQGV
- a CDS encoding extracellular solute-binding protein, whose product is MNVTKQLLLCSLGLALSSALSSAQAEEKTLRLYNWADYFAEDTLSRFTAETGIKVIYDVMDGSETLEAKLMAGGSGYDLIFPGDTVGERLMHAGSLQPLDKSKLTALDDIEPGLQKLRTHYLYSSKATVPYTWGTIGLTYNAEQIKKRMPDAPVNSLDMLFKPELAARFADCGISLIDSPDEVLAVALNYLGREPRSAKPEDLAAASELLLKLRPYIRKFQSQPVTDLVNGNLCLSLGYSGDMTQAQRAADAAGKKTTFQYHIPREGTTVWMDTMAIPVDAKHPEYAYAFINFVMRPENMAAITNFTGYPTSNAKARPSVDAMMRNNPDIYLDDATYQRLIPGKDIPQADMRARMRAWTKFKTASVK
- a CDS encoding LysR family transcriptional regulator; this encodes MIADIPSPLLRTFVAVVDCGSLAAAARRIARSESALSLQIARLENIVRQPLFDRDGRALRLNHTGGLLLAHARSILGRIDAARAELAPDTVVPVRIGVVQDFVAGVLRPTLTDVLAAAPGTAFSIVIASTAELLQAIGEDRIDAALCAGEPFGANIVTRLPMKWFGYPDLLLGDVVPLVGITLPCPFLLAAQRVLDAAGRPWRMALTTPSLDGLRAAVEAGLGITCRTESGFGLPAISSISLPQLPEIAYSIVERRQGNAGTSLAVSRMTAHLESVAALQQ
- a CDS encoding OsmC family protein — its product is MADKAHEYEVQVTWAGNEGTGTSSYRGYSRAHVITANGKIPIEGSSDPSFRGDSTRWNPEELLLASLSACHKLWYLGLCAEAGVVVVAYEDNAQGTMVEESHGAGQFTSVVLRPKVVLAPGSEIAKAQTLHQIAHEKCFIARSVNFPVSHAPDISISLDA
- a CDS encoding cytochrome c; amino-acid sequence: MLMKVSFIASLVTLSLIQSPLSFADNANGKNLYLQRCAMCHGIDIKGTGPLANKSNPPTPDLTTSAFKKRLNDYPGVIVSSIILRPNGDLIPKTLRENGVKIPPHAWSIKDLRDLNQYMSGVISKNR
- a CDS encoding LysR substrate-binding domain-containing protein — encoded protein: MLKHWPPLGTLRGFEAAARLGSFHKAAEELHLTQSAISQQIRSLEAYLEQPLFFRSGRSVSLTDAGHDLLSTTQALLQQLAVGVRRLGQYQKPNQLVLNTTPAFARHWLLPRLEDFRRQHPEVDLWIFSTDEVPDMTTQTIDLAVRDDISSQAECSFKVLHADRLYPACHPSLLAVPSAQRTTLHGEREMDWSHWAVEAGIDVGQKDQGLNFSDPGLLLDAACAGLGIALVSQLLSQPARANGLLQPLVEETIRGPNWALLTHRDSENNPMARSFSEWLLGKLAAGSQVM
- a CDS encoding agmatine deiminase family protein, giving the protein MQQNEIQNNGWWMPAEWVRHAATWMVWPHNQALWESGWGVTLARVQEDFARVANAIARFEPVKMVVDPSAVTSAKALCGPNIELIELAVNDSWCRDSGPSFICHPQQGLAGVSWRFNAWGGKSAHDLDESLARRALNHLGLACFGTPLSNEGGAIHVDGEGTLITTESVLLNPNRNPGMSKAEMEEIFKRLLGVKKTVWLPGDPDYVTGDMTDGHVDGVCAFARPGVLLVDATHDKSSIYAEVVRENRRALALATDAHGRPFELIDLYEATDAVDTEAEVFCASYTNFYIANNAVIMPAYGIDADNAAAEVLAQAFPGREVVPVRINHLAHGGGGVHCITQQQPAWPLKG